A genome region from Oncorhynchus mykiss isolate Arlee unplaced genomic scaffold, USDA_OmykA_1.1 un_scaffold_120, whole genome shotgun sequence includes the following:
- the LOC110514839 gene encoding dexamethasone-induced protein homolog — protein MTLKTYARLDSLESLLNELPCMFYLGLFFVNVLILYYAFLMEYIVLNVGIVFLPEDMDQALVDLGVLSDPASVPYDTDTELDVFERYLE, from the coding sequence ATGACTCTCAAAACTTATGCTCGACTAGATTCGTTGGAATCGCTCCTCAACGAACTTCCCTGTATGTTTTATCTGGGCCTGTTTTTTGTGAACGTTTTGATCCTCTACTATGCCTTTCTCATGGAATACATCGTCCTGAATGTGGGGATAGTGTTTCTACCGGAAGATATGGACCAGGCGCTGGTGGACCTAGGGGTACTATCTGACCCGGCCTCTGTCCCTTACGACACGGACACAGAACTCGATGTTTTCGAGAGGTACCTGGAGTGA